GGATCAACGAGGCCATCACCGAGGCGATGGCCGAGGCGACGAGCGAGGTGCTCTGCATCCAGCCGCACGTCCACTACAGCGGCCCGCGCGGCGAGCGGGCCCAGCCCGTCGCGATGGACCGCGACCAGGCCCTGCTCGACCGGGGCTGCCGCATCCGCACCCTCTACCAGCACACCCAGCGTCACCAGCCGCTGGTGCTGGCCCGCTACGAGCAGCTCCGGGGGGACGCGGAGGCGCGCACCCTGGACGAGGTCACCGACCGCCTCATCGTCATCGACGGCACGGTCGCCTTCATCCCCGCCGGCGAGGACGGCCGACTGGCCATGGAAGTCCGCCACCCCGCCCTTCTGACCTACTTCACCACCACCTTCGACCGGCTCTGGCGGCTGGCCCTCCCGATGTACCCGCAGGCGGTCCACCGGCTGTCCCGGGGCGGCGTCACACCCCGGCAGCAGGCCATCGCGGCCCTTCTGGTCGAGGGCCACACCGACGCCGTCATCGCCGACCGCCTCGGCATGAACATCCGCACCGCGCGCGTCCACATCGCCAAGCTCGCCGCCACCCTCGGCAGCGAGAGCCGCGCCCAACTCGGCTACCTCATCGGGCAGTCGGGAATCCTCGACCGGGACCAGCGCCGCGGCCGCGCGCAGACGCCCGAGCAGGAGGAGGAACCGGAGCGATAGCCGGAGCGCCGGCCCGTGAGGCGGCCGGAGCAGTGGCCGGCTCAAGAGACGGCCCGCAGCGGTGGCCTACGACGGGGCGGGCGCCGCGGAAGAACCGGATCCCGGCGCGGGAGCACCGACGGAGGCGCCCGTCCCCGCCGCCCCGCCCGACACGCCCGTCTCCGTCGGCCCGTGCGGCGCGCTCGCGCTCTCCGTCGCCCCTCCACCCGGCCCGCCCGTCTCCGCCGGCCCGTGCGGCGCGCTCGCGCTCTCCGTCGCCCCTCCACCCGGCCCGCCCGTCTCCGTCGGCCCGTGCGGCGCGCTCGCGCTCTCCGTCGCCCCGCCCGGCGCTCCCGTCCCCGCCGCACCTTCGCCCTCTCCCGACGGACGGTCGAGGCCCACCTGGGCTATGCGCACGCCCAGTTGGGTCCGGCTCGCCGCGCCCAGGGTCTCCGAGAGCCGGGCGATATGGGCCCGGCAGGTGCGGACGCTGATGCCGAGCCGCTCGGCGATCACCGCGTCCTGGTGGCCCTCCGCCAGCAGCGCGGCGATGGACTGCTCGCGGTGCGAGATGCCCTCGATGCGGGTGTCGGGGAGCGGAGCGGTCAGCGGGACGCCCAGCCGCCAGAGCCGCTCGAAGACCGTCACCAGGTAGGAGATCAGGGCCGGGTGGCGCAGCTCCAGGGCCATGGTGCGGTCGGTGTTGGCGGGGATGAAGGCGACCGTCCGGTCGAAGAGGATCAGCCGGTCGATGACCTCGTCCAGGGTGCGCGCCTCGACCGTGTCGCCCATCAGCTCCAGGTAGTTGAGCAGGCCCTGACCGTGCCGGGCGACATGGTTGTAGAGGTCCCGCATGCGCACACCGCGGCCACGCAGCTCCAGCGCGCGGTGCAGGCCCTCCGACAGCTCGTGCTCACGCCGGATGCCGCCGGGCTGCACGGTGAGCACCTCGGTCGTGCACGCCTCGGTCGCCGCGTCGAGGGCGGCCTGGATGCGTGAGGCTCCGTCCAGGACGCGGATGGCCGTGCCCTCGCCGGCGCTCGTGCCGCGCGCGGGACCGCCCAGACCGGCGTACCACTCGAAGGCGGCGACCGCCGAGCCCATCCGCCGTTGACTGGCGCTCACCTCGTCGTAGACTCCGCGCAGAAGACGGGTCATGACCTCCTGCGGGGAGGTCGGCACCAGCCACTCCATGTCGTCGGGGTCCGGGTGCAGGAGGGCCAGCTCCAGGAGGCAGGGAACCGCCTCGGAGTCGGTGCGTGCCACCCGACCGCGCCGTACGGCCCGGGAATACACGCGATCCCCGGCCTCGCACAGTCGGTCGGCACCGTGTGGATGCTCCTGCGCCCCGTGCCTGGCCATCGCGCATCCCACCCCCGCCGTACGCCGCTTCCGGAGCGCAACTATGCGCGGCCCGGACGAGGTCCGCAACACGGCTCCTCCGGTCCGAGGCTGGAAAAACCACCCGTCTGTGCGATTTTCTCCCAGCCTCCTCCCCTCACGTTGCAACAAGCTGACGGTGGTGCAGGACGGCTGCTGCGGTGCATCGTTGATTCCGCTTCCCCCCGGGTGCTCCGCACACGGGGGAGACGCAACCGACCCGGCCGGGCCACGGGGGAGTCCGGCCGGGCAGCCCGAGGGGGGCGAGGACGGGGGAACCACGGGGGAACCACGGGGGAAAGCGAGCACCGGCCCGGCGCGGTATGCGCCGGGCCGGTGATCTTCTCGCCGGGGTCTTCGCCAGGGCCCGCCGCAGCCGCAGGGGCGGGCGTCGGCCGAAGGCTCAGATCAGGTTGAGGGCCTCGCAGGCGGACCTGTACTTGGCGGTGCAGATGTCGGATGCCTTGTAGATGCCGTCCGCGATGACGGTCTGCTGGATGTTCTTCTTCGTCAGCGCGACCACCGTGACCAGCTTGGCCGGAATGGCCTTGTTGGTCGGGCTGTCGACCGTGTCGCGGGTGAGGGCCTCGAACTGGAGGTCACGTCCCTGGACCTTGGCGACGGCGGCCTCGGCGGCGGCCTCGGCCATCGCCGGGTAGGGCTTGTAGACGCTCATGAACTGCTCGCCGGTGATGATCCGCTGCACGGCGGGCAGTTCGGCGTCCTGACCGGTGATCGGGGGCAGGTCGGTGTCCTTGACGCCCGCCGCCTCCAGGGCCTTGATGATGCCGCCGGCCATGGCGTCGTTGGCGGAGTAGACGCCGGCGATGTTGGACTTGCCGATCGCCGCGATCGCCTTCGTCATGCTGGCCTGGGCGACCTCGGGGCTCCACTTGTCGGTGTCGTACGACTTTGCGATCGTGACCCGTCCGCTGATCTCGCTGAGCGCGCCCGCCTTGAACTGGCCGGCGTTCGGGTCCGCGGGCGAGCCGTTCACCATGACGATCTTGTCGGAGACGTCGACGTTCGGGATGGCCTCGACGAGGCTGCGTCCCTGCACCTCGCCGACGAGCTCGTTGTCGAAGGAGACGTACGCGTCGATCGGGCCCTGGGCGAGGCGGTCGTAGGCGATGACCGGGATGTTCGCCTCCTTGGCCTTCTTCACCATGGGCGCGATCGCCTTCGCGTCGACGGCGTCCAGCAGAATGATGTCGACCTTGTCGTCAATCATCTTCTGCATCTGCCGGTCCTGGGTCTTCTCGTCCGAGGCGGCGTTCGCGTAGTCGGTCCTGCCCTGGTTCTCCGTGAGAGCCGCGACCTTCTTCTTGATGATCGGGTAGTCGAACTCCGCGTACCGGGTGTTCGTCTCCTCCGGCATCAGCACGCCCACCGTGATCGCGTTGCTCCGGGTCGGTGTCGCACTGCCGGTCTTCTCCGAGGCCCCCAGCATCCCGCACCCGGCAAGTGAGAGGGACATCGCGGAGGCGACGACGGCTATGGCGATACGACGCATTTCGGGTGCTCACTTCAGGTGCGTTCGGGGCGTTGCGGACCGGGGTGCGGCATTGGTGACCCGGGTATCTGAGAAGCCAACGCGGCGGCGACCGCCGTCGTCAAGCAGAACCGCTTAACGAAGGAGCAACGTCACACTCCGCTCAGGGTGTGAAGACACATGGAGACGAAGCGGAGGCCCTGAAAAGGTCTGACCGGACAAATCGGGCTAAGGGCGGGCCAAGGAACCGCAGGGCCGACGCGGGCGGCCGCGGGCCGACGAGGACCTCTCCGAGACCTCGACGGCGTCGGCGCCGGCCCCCGCGGCGACCCGACCCGCCTAGTCGGTCTTCTTCAGGACGACGCACCAGTCGTCGCTGCCGGGGTTCTCCACCCGGTCGACCTTCCAGTTCTCGGCCCGGACGGCGAAGGAGTCACCCACTTCGAGGGTGTACCTGCGCTCGTCGTCCGCAGCCACTCCCAACCGCACCGTCAGCGGCACCCCGGGACGGGCGTCCACATGAATGACCCCGAATTGAATCCCGTCCTCGAACGCGGGAATTCCGTGGACGAGCCTGACTTCGGACATGACCATCACTCCAGTGTGACATAGCTGGGCTTTATGTATTTCTTGAACTCGGAAACCGTCAGTTCTTCGGGGTGGTTGATGTTGTGTGGATTCCTCAGGTGGAAGTGGCCCCGGTCGTCCACCTCGGTCACCTCGTAGGCATGCCCCGAAATGAGGTCCTTGGCCAGGGGCGCCTCGCTTCTCTTCGTCGACACCGTACCCACGAGAACAGGGCAGTTGTCCGCGAGTTTCCCCCGGATGTCCTCGATCAGCTGACGGTCCGCGCTGCGTCCCTGCATGTCGTATCCGCTGGGGAATTCCACGACGGACGAGGGGCGGCCCGTCAGCTGGGTGAGCACCTCGGCACGCTCGTTGCCGTAACTGCCGTTGTCCAGTCGCACATACCCCCGGGTGCCGGCATCCGCCTGGGAGTGCTGCCGGTCCCACTTCGCCCGGCGTTCGTCGTCCCATGTCTGGTCAACGCCGGCGATCGCCTTCTCCAGAATCGCCGGCCAGGCCACTCCCACTTCGGCCGTCCGCGCGAACCCCGCCTTTCCGGGTTCCTCCGAGAACACCGGCAGTTCGGGGGTGACGGTGAGCCGGACGGGCCGCCCGGTCGGCTCGTAGCGACCCCGCAAGGCCGCGTATTTCGTCTCGTGAAGAGTCACCTCGTAGTCGCCGTCCTCGCGTTCCCGCACGGCGTCGCGAATGGTGTCCGGCAGATGTCCGGCGACGGCGCCCATGGTGGAGATCATGCCGCAGTCGCCGATACTGCCCTGGTGCGTCTGCTCCCGTCGCGGCGCACCGTCGAACAGCGGGACACGCGTGCCGTCTTCGCGTTCCAGCGGATTTCCGTACCGATCCGGACGCGCGTTCAGGGCCTGCGGGTTGTGGAAGTCCGGCCGGTCCACGACGGACTGGACCTCCGTCGGCTTGTCCGGGCCCCGCACCGCGGCGACGGCATCCTTGAAACGCCCCATGAGGCCACGTCCCGACGACTGGTCGGCCTCCTCGTCCGCCGGCGCGCCCTCCGCCGCCCCGGCCGACTCGTCCTGGGCCTCTGCGTCCTCACCGGCCTGCTCTTCCGACGATCCCTCGCCTGCCTCTTCGCCTCCGACGGCCCCCTCGCCCTCCTCGACCGTGTCCGGCGCGGCGTCCTCGTCCGACGGCTCCGACAGCTCCGCCGGGTCCGCCGGCACGGGCGAATCCGACGACTCCAGCAGCTCAGAGGGCTCCGCCGGGTCCGCCGGGTCCGCCGGGTCCGCCGGGTCCGCCGGGTCCGCCGGGTCAGATGGCTCCGGCTGCTCAGACGGCTCCGCCGCGTCTGCCGGGTCCGCCGGCGCGGGCGAATCCGACGACTCCAGCAGCTCAGAGGGCTCCGCCGGGTCCGCCGGGTCAGATGGCTCCGGCTGCTCAGACGGCTCCGCCGCGTCTGCCGGGTCCGCCGGCTCGAACGGCTCCGGCTGCTCCGGCTCGTCGTCCGGTGTCTCGCTCGCCTCCGCCGGCTCTTCCGCCGGCTCCTCCGCCCGCACGTCGACGTCGTCGTCCCCGGACAGTTCATCGGGTTCTCCGGTGGCCCGGTCGCGGGCGCTGCTCTCCGCAGCCGCGAGACCGGCCTCGTCCACCGTCGTCCGGGGCCCGTCCGCCTCCGCGTCGCCGTCGGCATCCGACGGTTCCCTCTCCGCACTCTCAGCGCGTGCGCCCTCGGACTCCGCGAGTTCCTCCGGTGCCCCCGACGCTTCGGGCTCCTCCGGCTCCTCCGGCTCCTCCGGTGCTTCGAGTTCCTCCGGCTCCCCCGGTTCCCCCGGTTCCCCCGGTTCCCCCGGTTCCCCCGGTTCCCCCGGTTCCCCCGGTTCCCCCGGTTCCCCCGGTTCCTCCGGCGCCTCGGACTCCTCGGGTTCCTCCGGCGCTTCGAGTGCTTCGGGTGCCTCGTCCGGTGACTCCGGTTGCTCCGCCTGCTCGGGTTGTTCCGGTTGTTGCGGCCGGTCGCTCAGGTCTCGGGAGGGGGCGTCCGGCGACGCCGCGGAGTCGTCACCCCTCGGTTCCTCGGGCTCTCCCGTCGCTTCCGCCCGCCAACCCGGCGGGCCGTCGGTCTGCTCCGGAGGCAGAACCGGAGGCAGATCCGGAGCCACCGGACGTTCGCTTTCGTGAATTTCACTCACTTCCGTCCCCCGTGCTGCTCTCGGCGGTGTCCGGCCGTCGGATCGAGCGTGCGAAGCACGACAGCGTGCGCGCGAACCGGCCGCGCCACTCCTGCGACGTGTCCGCGCAGCCCACGATCCCCTCCAGCACCGACGGCTCGTGACGCCCGTGGTAGTACACCCGCGTCCGCGTCCCCTTCCGCGCCTTGAAGCGGGGCTCGCCGACCGGGCACGGGTCCAGCCCGTCCAGTTGGGCCCGCATCGCCGCCGCCACATGCTCGGCGAGCGCGCCCGGGCGGGAAGGAGCGCCGGCCCGGCTGTGCACCGCCGCGTCCACGGCCTGGCCGATGGCGCAGTCCAGCAGGCGGCCCCGGTACGGCTCCAGTTCGCGCCGCATCGCCTCGCCCGGCAACGGCGTCGTCCAGCCCAGCAGATGGGCCGCCACCGTCATCTCGGCCCACAGCGTGACCCGCAGTTCGGCCTGTTCCGTCAGCCGCTGGGCCCGGCGCAGGTCGCGCAGTGTGCACGGGGCCGTCGAGCAGTCGGGCGCGCACGCGCGACTGCGCGGACCCGTCATGCCCGCCGCCGACGCCGGCCTGATCGCCCCCGCGTCCTCGCGGTCCGTCCCGTCCAGCATCCGCACGAGCAGCGGATAGTCCATGCCGTCCGTGAAGACGGCCGCCTCGCCCGGCCGCAACGTGACCAGGTACTCGGACTGGGCCCGCGTGATGTTCATCGTCGCGCCGACCGCCTCCCGGTCGTCCTGTGCGGGCAGCCGGTGGACGATCTTCGCCGCCGTGTTCTTGATGACGTCGGGCAGCAGCTTGCTCGGGATCTGGTCGGCAACGACCAGCCCCTCGCCGTACGCCCGGATCTCCGCCAGCAGGCCCGCGAACATCTCGACGGCGTGGGCGCTCGCGCCGCCCTCCTCGGCGCGGCGCAGCAGGCGGTGCGCCTCCTCGAAGACCGTCAGGTGGCGCAGCGGGAAGCTCAGCCGACGGGTGACCCGCTGTTCCATGCGCAGATACTCGACGAGCCTGATGAGGATCGTGCCCATCAGGAACGCCTTGTCCTTGTCGTCGCCGACGTCCTCGATCTCGAAGACCACGTTGCGCTTCAGCAGCTCGCCGAAGTCGAGCGGTCGGCCGCCCTCGAGGAAGCGGCCGGTCGTGCCGAGGCGCAGACCCGCCAGGCGGATCCTGATGAAGCCCTGGACGTTGTCGGCGACCTCCTTGCCGTAGCCGATGTCCGCGACGACCCGCAGCGCCGTGTGCTCCAGGTCCTCGAGGGTCGGGTAGCGCGGTTCGGCGCCGGGGAACGTCGGCTCGCCGAGCGTCAGGTCCCAGCCCAGATCCTCGTAGCAGCGGGTCAGCGCGGCGCTCAGGACCTGCGGGAACGGTTCCTGCGGGTCGAAGGAGGCCAGGAAGAGGGAGCGCACCATGTCCAGGTGCGTCTGGAGCGGGAAGCGCTCGCCGTTCGTGTACGCGGACGGCTCCAGGGGGTTCAGACCGGCCGGGAGGGACTCCGGATCGCCCGGCTTGACCACCACGACCTCGGCGGCGTCCCCGAGCCGCGCCGACATGAAGCGGTACTCGGCCTTGGCCGGTTCCACCACCAGCCAGGGGATGCCCGCGTGCGTCGCCGACTCGAGGAGGCCGCGTACGGTCTGCGACTTGCCGCCGCCGGTCGCCCCGCACACGAACGTGTGCCGGTTGAGGGTGGAGCGGGTCAGTTCGAGGGCGCCGACGGGACTGCGGTTGCGGTCCAGCACGGA
The window above is part of the Streptomyces sp. NBC_00425 genome. Proteins encoded here:
- a CDS encoding ATP-binding protein, which gives rise to MTDHAPGGGTWQRFASLETALLREVPRQRPSEDRPSGGEDELRAQRLAALVSAHHAPHPHDPTGGAVLVGWARTAADGPLDVLVGGADLLGGRTDPADGTASLLRLPAGARGVRRPAGTAAALMTAFPCWSAVAGVSDGLLVDDEPRPVDTASARRRPTLEDCLLGVWQEPFAWLVFAEPVPPAELGELTGDVADERRRAQAKAESSPEYAIAAARLERRHKELAKASATGLWRIRLLAGGRTPEEATRVAALLCASADLEGLPYALRPTGRVGDLATALGGALPAPEEYPCLAGSDLLAALARPPAQEIPGVRFALRPEFDVTPETSDRPAPPGAAPVRLGSVLDRNRSPVGALELTRSTLNRHTFVCGATGGGKSQTVRGLLESATHAGIPWLVVEPAKAEYRFMSARLGDAAEVVVVKPGDPESLPAGLNPLEPSAYTNGERFPLQTHLDMVRSLFLASFDPQEPFPQVLSAALTRCYEDLGWDLTLGEPTFPGAEPRYPTLEDLEHTALRVVADIGYGKEVADNVQGFIRIRLAGLRLGTTGRFLEGGRPLDFGELLKRNVVFEIEDVGDDKDKAFLMGTILIRLVEYLRMEQRVTRRLSFPLRHLTVFEEAHRLLRRAEEGGASAHAVEMFAGLLAEIRAYGEGLVVADQIPSKLLPDVIKNTAAKIVHRLPAQDDREAVGATMNITRAQSEYLVTLRPGEAAVFTDGMDYPLLVRMLDGTDREDAGAIRPASAAGMTGPRSRACAPDCSTAPCTLRDLRRAQRLTEQAELRVTLWAEMTVAAHLLGWTTPLPGEAMRRELEPYRGRLLDCAIGQAVDAAVHSRAGAPSRPGALAEHVAAAMRAQLDGLDPCPVGEPRFKARKGTRTRVYYHGRHEPSVLEGIVGCADTSQEWRGRFARTLSCFARSIRRPDTAESSTGDGSE
- a CDS encoding sugar ABC transporter substrate-binding protein; the encoded protein is MRRIAIAVVASAMSLSLAGCGMLGASEKTGSATPTRSNAITVGVLMPEETNTRYAEFDYPIIKKKVAALTENQGRTDYANAASDEKTQDRQMQKMIDDKVDIILLDAVDAKAIAPMVKKAKEANIPVIAYDRLAQGPIDAYVSFDNELVGEVQGRSLVEAIPNVDVSDKIVMVNGSPADPNAGQFKAGALSEISGRVTIAKSYDTDKWSPEVAQASMTKAIAAIGKSNIAGVYSANDAMAGGIIKALEAAGVKDTDLPPITGQDAELPAVQRIITGEQFMSVYKPYPAMAEAAAEAAVAKVQGRDLQFEALTRDTVDSPTNKAIPAKLVTVVALTKKNIQQTVIADGIYKASDICTAKYRSACEALNLI
- a CDS encoding helix-turn-helix transcriptional regulator, whose product is MSAPPHPDHGVEDLCAAGTRLYEQALRCGRVKTEEAETAAPCLLALGLLHPTVDDLAQLEPVAPAVALHRLLRASEARIAEERRREERLSTLFAPMMHIEGQSAAPSGPASLRILSGTERINEAITEAMAEATSEVLCIQPHVHYSGPRGERAQPVAMDRDQALLDRGCRIRTLYQHTQRHQPLVLARYEQLRGDAEARTLDEVTDRLIVIDGTVAFIPAGEDGRLAMEVRHPALLTYFTTTFDRLWRLALPMYPQAVHRLSRGGVTPRQQAIAALLVEGHTDAVIADRLGMNIRTARVHIAKLAATLGSESRAQLGYLIGQSGILDRDQRRGRAQTPEQEEEPER
- a CDS encoding DUF6406 domain-containing protein: MSEVRLVHGIPAFEDGIQFGVIHVDARPGVPLTVRLGVAADDERRYTLEVGDSFAVRAENWKVDRVENPGSDDWCVVLKKTD